Part of the Helicobacter bilis genome is shown below.
AATCAAAAAGGCTAGTATATGTATCAGTTGGGGATATTAATGGCATTGGGCTGGAGCTTATTTTACGCAATCATGCAGAAATTGCGGCGTATTGCAAACCTATTTATTGCATAGATTTTGAAGTGTTGGAGTGTGCGGCAAAAAAGTTAGCCCTGCAGATTCCAAAAGATATGTATATCCACCCGCTTAATATGCAAGATATTTTTGATGATGAGATAATAAAGGCAGGGCAAGTCTGTGCTAAAAGCGGGCTTTATAGCTTTAAATCGTTTGAGAAGGCAGTAGAGTTAAGCATAGAGCATGAGGCAAGTCTAGTTACACTGCCTATACATAAATATGCGTGGCAGCTAGCGGGTATAGAGTATGCTGGACATACGCAGTATTTGCGACATAGATTCCAAAAAGAAGCGATTATGATGCTTGGCTGCAAGGAAATGTTTGTCGCACTTTTTACCGATCATATCCCCTTAAGCAAGGTTTCAAGCTTGATACAAAAAGAGAAACTTTTACAATTTTTTAGGGATTTTTATCATGCGTATAGTTTGCTTTTTGCACCTTTGCAAACAACACAAACACCAAAAAATGACACCAAGCATGGCACACAAGATTCTAAAGAAATCCAGCTAGAATCCTTGCAAGAACTCTCTTCAAACACTTTAAAGCAAAATGCGATTAATGCAAATTTAGTTAAACGACTGCTTTATGATGAAAAAAATATTGAAAAAACTATAATAGAAAAAACACAAGATTCTATACAAGAGATTGCACCGCATAATCACTCATTGCAACCCAAAAAAGAGTTAAAAATAGCAGTCTTAGGGCTTAATCCACATGCAGGTGATAATGGCGTATTGGGACATGAAGATATGATTATTAATGAATGTATAGAAATTATAAATAAAGAGATTGGTGCTGAAGTCTTTATCGGCTCTATTGCCCCAGATTCTGCATTTATCCCGCACAATAGAGAAAAATATAGTATATTTATCGCAATGTATCATGATAGCGGATTAGCCCCACTTAAGGCACTCTATTTTGATAGAAGCATTAATGTAAGCTTAAATCTCCCCATATTACGCACAAGCCCAGATCATGGCACATGCTTTGATAAAGCCTATCAATCAAATAATAACATAAGCATGGAAAGCTATCTTGAAAGTTTTAGATTCTTGCATCAAGCGAATGTGTAGAACTTAGGATTAAAAAATATGTAATAAACTTATCGCACAATACAATGAGTAATGCTTTGACTAAATTGTATGTGATAGTGCAATAATACGCTTAAATTATCGATACAAAGGAAGACAAAACTAAACTACTTCTTCAATAAAATATCTCGGTCGCCGCTTAGATTCCGCATAAATTTTACCGACATACTCGCCAATAATCCCAAGACTTAAAAGCTGAATCCCGCTAAAAAAGCATAAGGGAATAATCGTAGAAGCCCAGCCATACACCACACCATCGGTAAAAAGCTTCACAAAAAGAGCGTAACAACCAAGTGCGATGGAAAGTATAAAAAACACAATGCCTAGCACACTCACAAGCCTTAAAGGCACGACACTAAAGCTTGTTATGCCATTCCACGCGAAAGATAGCATTTTGCCTAAAGGATACTTTGACTCTCCAGCAAAACGCTCTAGCCTATCATACTCTACTACCGCCGTTTGAAAGCCAAGTAAGGGCACAATACCACGCAAAAATAGATTTACTTCACTAAATCTTAGCAGAGCCTGAATAGCCCTATTTGAGAGCAGTCTATAATCAGCGTGATTATAAGTGATTTTTACACCCATAATCTCCATAAGTCTATAAAAACCAAGTGCGGTATGCTTTTTAAAAAAACTATCTTTCTGCCGCGATTTTCTTACACCTAAAATGACTTCAGCCCCCATTTTCGCCTTTGCTACAAACTCATCAATCACGCTAATATCATCTTGTAAATCACAATCTATACTGATAGCACAATCGCATTTATCCGCCACATATTCTAGCCCCGCTAAAAGGGCGTTTTGATGTCCGCAGTTGCGTGAGAGTTTTAAAGAGATGATTTTAACCTTATTGTTTGTTGTAGATTCTGTGAGATTAGATTCTGCTGTATTATCCAAAGAGATATTTAAAGTAGCTTTATGTTTGTCTATATCAATCTTAGCTATATCAGTGGGGGGGGGGGGTAAATGTTGTATTTTTACTGCTTAAATCTTTCAAAATAGACCAAGTGTTATCCTTGCTACCATCATCTACAAACACACAAAAGCTGTCTTTAGAAATACTTCTAGAATCTATGAGTTGCTCTAACTTTTTAGATATAGTTTTATGAGTTTCTTGCAATACCGCTTCTTCGTTATAGCAAGGAATAACTATTGCTAATACCATATATTTAATCCTGTTTGCTTGGTTTATTTAGTCATAGTTTGGTCATACCGATAAAATTAATTTTTAAAT
Proteins encoded:
- a CDS encoding glycosyltransferase, whose translation is MDNTAESNLTESTTNNKVKIISLKLSRNCGHQNALLAGLEYVADKCDCAISIDCDLQDDISVIDEFVAKAKMGAEVILGVRKSRQKDSFFKKHTALGFYRLMEIMGVKITYNHADYRLLSNRAIQALLRFSEVNLFLRGIVPLLGFQTAVVEYDRLERFAGESKYPLGKMLSFAWNGITSFSVVPLRLVSVLGIVFFILSIALGCYALFVKLFTDGVVYGWASTIIPLCFFSGIQLLSLGIIGEYVGKIYAESKRRPRYFIEEVV
- a CDS encoding 4-hydroxythreonine-4-phosphate dehydrogenase PdxA, coding for MESKRLVYVSVGDINGIGLELILRNHAEIAAYCKPIYCIDFEVLECAAKKLALQIPKDMYIHPLNMQDIFDDEIIKAGQVCAKSGLYSFKSFEKAVELSIEHEASLVTLPIHKYAWQLAGIEYAGHTQYLRHRFQKEAIMMLGCKEMFVALFTDHIPLSKVSSLIQKEKLLQFFRDFYHAYSLLFAPLQTTQTPKNDTKHGTQDSKEIQLESLQELSSNTLKQNAINANLVKRLLYDEKNIEKTIIEKTQDSIQEIAPHNHSLQPKKELKIAVLGLNPHAGDNGVLGHEDMIINECIEIINKEIGAEVFIGSIAPDSAFIPHNREKYSIFIAMYHDSGLAPLKALYFDRSINVSLNLPILRTSPDHGTCFDKAYQSNNNISMESYLESFRFLHQANV
- a CDS encoding glycosyltransferase — its product is MVLAIVIPCYNEEAVLQETHKTISKKLEQLIDSRSISKDSFCVFVDDGSKDNTWSILKDLSSKNTTFTPPPH